ATTATTATGAATATGAGTAAAAGTAATGTAAGTGACATGTAAAACTCCTTTATCATATTGTTTGCGTAAGAAACGAATCTATTAGGTTGTATGCTTGCTTTGTAGAGTGCTCGTTATATTTTTCAGTGTACGGATTTAAAAATCCATGTTCACCGTGTAGTTGATTTATTTCTAATAAAGGGTTATTTTGTTGCTGCAATGTTTGCATTAAGGAGGATACTGAAAAACTAGCTTCTTGTTCAGGGAAAATAAGTAAGGTAGCACATGTAGGTTTAATATGAACATAGTCACGTATACGGGAACCGTAACACCCAATAATAAAATCTATTTTTGAATTGTTACTACAGAGCCAAGCGATTGTTGCCCCAACGCTAAAACCGAGAAGTCCTATATGTGTATAACTACTAGAAAGGCTAGTAATGAGTTCTTCAATTTGCTCTTTTCCATCATCAAATCCAATGTGATTCATAAAATGCTGATATGCTTTTTCTTCATCACTATAATGAAATGCATGTTGTGATTGTAGAAGGTTAGGACAAAATACATTTATATGAGATGAAGTGAAGCGGTCTATAACGTGCTGCATATGATCGTTTACACCGTATATTTCATGAATAGCAACGAGAGCTAATTTTTTCTTCATGGTTACAATGTACCTCTATGAAACTTATATTCTTTTTCAACAAGGCAGATACGCAGATGGAAGTTTTCATACCATTGCTCACGGCCTCTTTTTTTCGCTTCTTTATGTAAGGCGTTCCTTTTCCAATTTTCAATTGCTTCAAGTGACTCCCAATAAGAAATGGTAATTCCGAGTCCCGAATTACCACGTGCGCTTTCGACACCTAAAAATCCAGGTTGCTGTTTCGCAAGGTCCTCCATTTTTCCGGCAACGGTACTATAGTCTGTTGTATCATTGGATAGATTTGAAGTGAATATAACTGCATAATAATGATTCGTTTTTTGTGGAGCATTTTCCATATGAATTCCCCCTTTAATAAGTATTTTAGCATGTAATAAAAAGAAAAGAAGCATGGGCTTCTTTTCTTTTTAGGTTGTAAATTTTAATCCAACACACTTGTGCTTCCTTCTGTTGATTATTACATTCACTCATTGTTATTTGTATATTTTTGTCAACTGGTTCTTCTTGCGGAAGAATCAGTATAAGGATTGGATAATGTTATCAATGTGTAAACGGTATATGTTGAGTAAATAGCCTTTGCTAGATTATACAGAGTGGATAAATGAAGGAAAGGTATAATGACAGAATAAAAAATGAATGAATTATCTGAAAAACAAAAATAACAAGACGACTATAAAAATCTCCCAATTATGTTAATATAGTATATGAATAGAGTGTTTTTAAAATTGAGTGTAAGGAGGTGGAGGCGTTGAGTCACAATAGGGTAAAAAATAAAAAAATAATAAAATTAATTGTAGTATGGATGAGTATATTTTTAATACTATCGCCATTGCATTTTTTTAGTACACCAGAGAATGTAAAAGCAGAGATTACTGAAGATGAAGGCTTTAATGAGCCAACCTATCAATCTATACATAAAGGTGATATGTATTCTACCGGTAATGTGAATTTAGGTATTAAAGCCACTGAAGCTCAGAAGAAAACGGCATTGTATTCGGATATAACTTATACTTCGGGTACAGCACCTAATGGCTATACACGTGAACTAATTGATGTAGATGACGATCCAACGACTACAAATTCATCTAAAGCATATATCCCTGTTCCAGAGGGGGCTGAAGTTGAATGGGCAGGATTATATTGGAGTTCGACGCGTTATGAATTAACGCTCCCGCAATATATAGAACCAGTTAAGTTTACTACTCCGTCAGGAATAAGTTTTCCAGTATCACTAAGTTATACGTATTACGGAAGTGGTTTACTTTATGGCTTCGGTATTAATGGCACGTATTATTCTAACTATGCAGATGTTACTGAGCTTTTGAAGTCTTCTAATTCAAAAGGAGGAAGCTATACTGTAGCAAATATTCCTTACCCGAATACTAATCTTGCATATAGTTCTGGATATTATTCTTTTGCTGGATGGTACATGTTAGTAATCACGAAAGATAAATCAAAAACAAGAAAAGCATTTACTGTTTATGATGGTGGATTGAAAAGAGCTACTGGATCTGGTGAAAAAGAGTTTACCGTGAAAAACTTTATTGCATCAAAAGCTGGAGATTTAGATCCGAAAGTTTCTATTTTTGCTGTACAAGGAGATAGATATTGGCAGGGTGATAAACTTTCTGTATATGTTGATAAAGCATGGAAAGAAATTACTGATAAATTGAACCCGGTTGGTAATATATTCAATTCGACTATTTCTGAATATGAGGAACATATGCGAGATAAGTATCCAGGTACTTTTGCTCCGGATTATAAAAATAATTTAGGAATTGATGCAGATTTAATTAAGCTACCAGCAGGATATATTAAACCAGAACAAAAAGAAATACGATTAAAGGCTGCTACATCAGGAGATGATTACGTATTAAATACACTGGCTTTCGCAGTAAACGCCACGGCACCTGAGCTTGTCATTAATAAGGAAGTATTAAATCCGAAAGAAAAGTACGAACCGGATGATGAGGTCATATATCGCTTACGTGTGAAAAATGTTGAGCCAAATTCAACTTCAGTTGATACAAAAATTGAAGATGTTTTAGACCGTCGTTTACAGTTTATACCTGGATCAGTGAAGGTTATTTCTGGCCCGAACGCGGGGGATCAAACAGATTTAGCGATGGATGATCAAGTTGATTATGATGTAAAGACAAGAAAATTAACAATAAGAATTGGTGAAGGTGCTAATGCCACG
This Bacillus mycoides DNA region includes the following protein-coding sequences:
- a CDS encoding dienelactone hydrolase family protein, with amino-acid sequence MKKKLALVAIHEIYGVNDHMQHVIDRFTSSHINVFCPNLLQSQHAFHYSDEEKAYQHFMNHIGFDDGKEQIEELITSLSSSYTHIGLLGFSVGATIAWLCSNNSKIDFIIGCYGSRIRDYVHIKPTCATLLIFPEQEASFSVSSLMQTLQQQNNPLLEINQLHGEHGFLNPYTEKYNEHSTKQAYNLIDSFLTQTI
- a CDS encoding antibiotic biosynthesis monooxygenase family protein produces the protein MENAPQKTNHYYAVIFTSNLSNDTTDYSTVAGKMEDLAKQQPGFLGVESARGNSGLGITISYWESLEAIENWKRNALHKEAKKRGREQWYENFHLRICLVEKEYKFHRGTL